The sequence CATCGACACCGGCTACGGCAAGGTCTACGTGACGATCAACGAGGACCCAGAGACCGGCCAGCCGTTCGAGCTGTTCGCCAACATCGGCCACTCCGGTGGCTTTACCAACTCCTTCACCGAGGCGCTCGCGAAGGTCATCTCTACCTCGCTGCGCTCGGGCGTCGACCCCGAGGAGATCGTCGACGAACTCTGTGGCACGCGCAGCCCGAAAGTCGCCTGGGACAAGGGCGAACAGATCCAGTCGATCCCTGACGCCATCGGTACCGCGATGCGCCGCTATCTCGAGGACGAGATCGACAAGCCGTACCCGACCCAGCAGACTCTGGAAGAGTCTGCCGACGCGGGTGCCGAACCAGACCACGCCGAGCACGTCGACCACGAGACCGACGGCGGGGCAGCGACGATGGATAGCACCGACGCCACTCAGGATCTCATCGACGCCGGTGAGTCGCCGGAGTGTCCCTCCTGTGGCGCACTCTCGCTGTACTTCTCCGAAGGCTGCAAGACGTGCGAATCCTGTGGCTGGAGCGAGTGCTGATCGACTGCACCTGACTCACCATCGCTGACCACTCGATTTTCTTCTCGCGGGTAGACCGCATCGACAGAAAGCATTACCAGTCTCCGAACCCAGCTACAGACATGAGCGGTGACGACGACGCACGTGTCGTAGCGGCTGGTTCTGGACCTCCATGCCCGTTCTGTGAGGCCTCGATGTACAAACGCCACTGCAAGTACGTCTGCCCACAACACGGTGTTGTCGTCGACTGCAGCGATCCATTCCTGTGACACACCGCTGGATTCGTCTCTGAAATTTTCTCAGTCACCCGTCGACGGGTGGCGTCGTGCACTCGACTCTTCGCGTCGCTGCAGGATCCGATAGACCGGGCCCGCGAGAAGAATTGCAGCCGCAGCGACGCAGGCCACCGTCAGGGCGAGACCGAGATCGCCCATGCCATCTGCCGTGATCGTCGCTGCTGAGGCCCCGACGACGACCGCAGCGACCGTC is a genomic window of Natrarchaeobaculum aegyptiacum containing:
- a CDS encoding HVO_2523 family zinc finger protein, with translation MSGDDDARVVAAGSGPPCPFCEASMYKRHCKYVCPQHGVVVDCSDPFL